One genomic window of Sporosarcina ureae includes the following:
- a CDS encoding amidohydrolase family protein has product MVINTGNTQVNDMESNKKTQLIDVDVHCFLGSLDELVPYSDEWLQKMMNFGKFSNSFLTSQTAGAFEFPKTRYHNPNHVLRLDATTPSGGVPGSDPAFVGTDLFDKFETTYGILNVGHGTMAPYHNVDVTTAYSSACNDWLYDKWVNVDDRFKIDMVVSTVDADATVKEIERIGKKPGVVGINLQNINIPLGKRHFWPIYEIAEAYGLPIVLHPDSEGSGEYSPSQYIGPASTYMEWHSSLSIVPMRQINSLICEGVFERFPKLKVVFVEYGFSWMPHLMWRLDKNWKALRDEIPWVKMLPSEYIRRNIRLATQPFEEPFHPKDLVTLVEMIDADDMLMFSSDYPHWDGEHTMDIFAHFPDDLKHKIFYKNALETYRF; this is encoded by the coding sequence ATGGTTATTAATACAGGAAATACACAAGTCAATGATATGGAGTCAAATAAGAAAACGCAATTAATTGACGTAGATGTTCACTGCTTTTTAGGGTCTTTGGATGAGCTAGTGCCATATTCTGACGAATGGTTGCAAAAGATGATGAACTTCGGAAAGTTTAGCAATAGCTTTTTGACTTCGCAAACAGCGGGCGCTTTCGAATTTCCAAAAACACGCTATCATAATCCTAATCATGTGTTGCGCTTGGATGCTACAACTCCGTCTGGTGGGGTCCCCGGTTCTGATCCTGCATTTGTAGGAACCGATTTATTCGATAAATTCGAGACAACGTACGGGATATTGAACGTTGGACACGGTACGATGGCACCTTATCATAATGTAGATGTAACTACTGCCTATAGTTCAGCCTGCAATGACTGGCTGTATGATAAGTGGGTGAATGTAGATGATCGTTTCAAAATCGACATGGTTGTATCCACTGTTGATGCCGATGCGACAGTGAAAGAAATTGAACGGATTGGGAAGAAGCCAGGAGTTGTCGGAATTAATTTGCAGAATATCAATATTCCTTTAGGTAAGCGTCATTTCTGGCCAATCTATGAGATTGCTGAAGCATATGGACTGCCGATTGTTCTGCATCCGGACTCTGAAGGTTCAGGCGAATACTCTCCATCACAATATATCGGACCGGCATCTACTTATATGGAATGGCACTCATCATTGTCAATTGTGCCAATGCGACAGATTAACAGTCTGATTTGTGAAGGAGTATTTGAACGATTCCCGAAGCTGAAAGTAGTCTTCGTGGAATACGGTTTCTCTTGGATGCCACATTTAATGTGGAGACTAGATAAAAACTGGAAGGCTTTGCGAGATGAGATTCCTTGGGTGAAAATGCTGCCAAGTGAATATATTAGAAGAAACATTCGACTGGCGACTCAGCCATTCGAAGAACCTTTCCACCCGAAGGATTTGGTGACGTTAGTGGAGATGATCGATGCGGATGATATGCTCATGTTCTCTAGTGATTACCCACATTGGGATGGAGAACATACAATGGATATTTTCGCGCATTTCCCGGACGATTTAAAGCATAAAATCTTCTACAAGAATGCTTTGGAAACTTACAGATTCTAA
- a CDS encoding sensor domain-containing diguanylate cyclase, producing MDRQLDCAPFGYFTLDDAGMIFEVNQTLLSLLGYQLHEVQGKHINLILPNASRSFYQLYFFPMIRLQNKIEEMFFSFKSKDGQEISVLLNALRHERDGKVFNDCACLRMKNRIEYEEVILAAKKETEERNLLKVKQIAELERLQIELESKQKKLLAVNETLLEMANTDGLTGLRNRHYLQDCLSSYFTSHTEQSLTLSFLLIDIDFFKNVNDTYGHLTGDSILQKLGNLLKEESRNEDVAARYGGEEFAVVLPATGKVEALEMAERIRCRVEKADWNTYGVTVSIGVATKMPGDTENSLQSRADWALYNSKDNGRNRITFGL from the coding sequence ATGGATAGACAGCTAGATTGTGCGCCGTTCGGTTATTTCACACTTGATGATGCAGGGATGATTTTTGAAGTCAATCAAACGCTGCTTAGTTTACTTGGCTACCAGCTTCATGAGGTACAGGGGAAACACATCAATCTAATATTGCCGAACGCAAGCCGATCTTTTTACCAGCTGTACTTTTTTCCGATGATTCGATTACAAAATAAAATAGAAGAGATGTTTTTTTCATTTAAGTCTAAAGATGGTCAGGAAATATCTGTGCTATTGAATGCATTGCGTCATGAACGCGATGGAAAGGTGTTCAATGACTGTGCATGTCTGCGCATGAAAAATAGAATCGAGTATGAAGAAGTAATTCTGGCGGCAAAAAAAGAAACAGAGGAACGCAATTTACTGAAAGTGAAGCAAATAGCAGAGTTGGAGCGTTTACAGATCGAGTTGGAGTCAAAGCAGAAAAAGTTATTGGCGGTAAATGAGACGCTTCTCGAAATGGCCAATACGGATGGACTTACAGGTCTCAGGAACCGCCACTATCTACAAGACTGTCTTTCTTCTTATTTCACGTCCCATACCGAACAGTCTTTGACTCTTTCTTTTCTGTTGATCGATATAGACTTTTTTAAAAACGTCAATGATACATATGGTCATTTGACGGGCGACAGCATATTGCAGAAGTTGGGAAACTTGTTGAAGGAAGAATCCAGAAATGAAGATGTGGCTGCTCGTTACGGGGGAGAAGAATTTGCTGTAGTCCTCCCAGCAACAGGAAAAGTGGAAGCTTTAGAAATGGCGGAGAGAATTCGTTGCCGAGTCGAGAAGGCAGACTGGAATACTTATGGTGTTACCGTCAGTATTGGGGTAGCGACCAAGATGCCAGGAGATACAGAGAATTCCTTGCAGTCTAGGGCGGATTGGGCATTGTATAATTCAAAAGATAATGGACGGAATCGGATTACGTTTGGTTTGTAG
- a CDS encoding aspartate aminotransferase family protein — MEYNMSKSAVLDKSIQYWNPGKTKQWQTDGVDLVIGKREDYYLYDMEGKKLMDLHLNGGTYNLGHRNQEIISSLKEAMDYFDIGNHHFPSTARAQLAEQLAKCTPDNLRYSILSSGGGEAIDVAIKSARYATKRRKVVSLKYAYHGHTGIAVSLGNERYSKLFLSEGSPDDVVNVLFNDLNEMERALSKEDVACVIIETIPATYGFPLPDPGYLEGTKRLCEKYGTLYVADEVQTGLLRTGKLWGFEHHNIKPDIMVTAKGLSGGIYPIAATIVSDRVGQWMNEDGFAHISTFGGSELGCVVAMKVLEISQRTETIENVDYTARYLRAGLERIKNQYSDQFTGIRQKGVILGLEFNKTDGAKDIMRSLYENGVWAIYSMLDTKVLQFKPGLLLDQRYCDDLLNRVETSIGQAVRKM; from the coding sequence ATGGAATATAACATGAGTAAATCAGCCGTTTTAGATAAATCTATTCAGTATTGGAATCCCGGTAAAACGAAACAATGGCAAACTGATGGTGTCGATTTGGTAATAGGTAAACGTGAAGATTATTATCTGTATGATATGGAAGGTAAAAAGTTAATGGACCTTCATTTAAATGGTGGAACGTATAACCTAGGACATAGAAATCAGGAGATTATTTCATCATTAAAAGAAGCAATGGATTATTTCGATATCGGAAATCATCATTTCCCTTCGACTGCTCGTGCACAGTTGGCTGAGCAGTTAGCTAAGTGTACTCCAGATAATCTTCGCTACTCCATACTTTCAAGTGGCGGTGGAGAAGCTATAGATGTAGCGATTAAAAGCGCACGTTACGCAACTAAAAGAAGAAAAGTAGTTTCTCTTAAATATGCCTATCATGGCCACACAGGAATAGCAGTTTCTTTAGGAAATGAACGTTATTCAAAGTTGTTTTTGAGTGAAGGTAGCCCCGATGATGTAGTCAATGTTTTATTCAATGATTTAAATGAAATGGAAAGAGCGCTATCCAAAGAAGATGTAGCGTGTGTAATCATTGAGACAATACCAGCTACATACGGTTTCCCTTTACCTGACCCTGGTTATCTAGAGGGGACAAAACGTTTATGTGAGAAATACGGTACTTTATACGTTGCCGATGAAGTACAAACAGGACTTTTGCGGACTGGAAAACTGTGGGGCTTTGAACATCATAATATCAAACCCGATATCATGGTAACTGCAAAAGGTCTAAGTGGTGGAATATATCCTATTGCAGCTACTATCGTCAGCGATAGAGTAGGTCAATGGATGAATGAAGATGGCTTCGCACATATATCTACATTTGGTGGATCGGAACTTGGCTGTGTCGTAGCTATGAAAGTATTAGAGATCTCTCAGCGCACCGAAACTATAGAGAATGTGGATTATACTGCACGATATTTACGTGCTGGCCTGGAAAGAATAAAGAATCAGTATTCGGATCAATTCACGGGGATACGTCAAAAAGGAGTCATTCTTGGCCTGGAGTTCAATAAAACGGATGGTGCTAAAGATATTATGAGGTCATTGTATGAAAATGGAGTATGGGCTATTTATTCCATGCTTGATACAAAGGTTTTACAATTTAAACCTGGACTATTGTTAGATCAACGCTATTGTGATGACTTGTTGAATCGTGTAGAGACGAGTATTGGTCAGGCTGTTCGGAAAATGTAG
- a CDS encoding excalibur calcium-binding domain-containing protein, with the protein MKFTKKVVPALLACSIVLLPVQSTEAAAAKFKNCTELNKAYPGGVAKNASVKNKGGKTKLKPTVAASIYNSHTKLDRDKDGIACER; encoded by the coding sequence ATGAAATTTACGAAGAAAGTTGTACCGGCACTACTAGCGTGCAGTATTGTTTTACTGCCGGTCCAATCAACCGAAGCGGCAGCAGCGAAGTTTAAGAATTGTACGGAGTTGAATAAAGCATATCCTGGCGGCGTTGCAAAGAATGCTAGTGTGAAAAATAAAGGTGGTAAGACTAAACTGAAGCCTACTGTCGCGGCTAGTATATATAACTCACACACAAAACTTGATCGAGATAAAGACGGGATTGCTTGTGAGAGATAA
- a CDS encoding SGNH/GDSL hydrolase family protein: MKNKSWAALLLAFLLSVSAATTGLAAQPAEGYDPEDGIYVKAESDYYYNGRYSNGRVFPEYLAKALTGDYDNLTNYAVGGAFSGVLFGTEGSDDERSNYSTFLKGWSADQQVKTFLAEHNGKIDPDALYIISVGGNDTYAVEDLGADRTAELASDFSLKMVQNLIEGGAKYILLPNRYEDDRKELTDFEDIRNQQTVQKINDYLASDSTPDDVHVLYGHNQQLKENIDEQGFEKFGYKSMGFYLISDWVPAYGYAVASEDNSDVFPTTKEEEKYGGYGLYSTDSKYYTPETAGFEPNDFYLYDEYHVSNKTHRHMAAYLLNKDIETEDGQFKNIYNGEPNPFAEAIADGTIPSDYSTIYTFGDSSIDSGRGLSITTELVNNRDKQTTSEKTQQPSPLAYTVKRGDNLWMIVKTHYPNKQTNTEISRQVQAVYSANKNQITHPDLIYPDQNFTLPAAND, translated from the coding sequence ATGAAAAACAAATCATGGGCAGCATTACTTTTGGCATTCTTATTAAGTGTGTCAGCTGCTACAACAGGGTTAGCGGCACAACCAGCCGAAGGGTATGACCCGGAAGACGGCATCTATGTAAAAGCGGAAAGCGATTACTATTATAATGGACGCTACTCTAACGGGCGTGTCTTTCCGGAATATCTAGCCAAGGCATTGACCGGAGATTATGACAACTTGACAAACTATGCCGTTGGCGGTGCTTTTTCAGGCGTCCTATTTGGAACAGAAGGTAGCGACGATGAACGTTCCAACTATTCTACTTTCTTAAAAGGCTGGAGCGCTGACCAGCAAGTGAAGACATTTCTCGCAGAACATAACGGCAAAATCGATCCAGACGCTCTGTACATCATAAGCGTAGGTGGAAATGATACCTATGCAGTAGAAGATCTAGGCGCAGATCGCACTGCAGAACTGGCTAGCGACTTTTCTTTGAAAATGGTGCAAAATCTAATAGAAGGCGGTGCGAAATACATACTGCTACCTAACCGCTATGAAGATGACCGCAAAGAGTTGACCGATTTTGAAGACATAAGAAATCAACAAACCGTCCAAAAAATCAATGACTATCTAGCGTCAGATTCTACGCCAGACGATGTCCATGTTCTATATGGACATAATCAGCAACTCAAGGAAAACATCGACGAACAAGGTTTCGAAAAATTCGGCTACAAAAGTATGGGCTTCTATTTAATTTCTGACTGGGTCCCAGCATATGGCTACGCAGTGGCTTCTGAAGATAATAGCGATGTGTTCCCGACTACAAAAGAAGAGGAAAAATACGGCGGCTATGGTCTCTACTCTACCGATAGCAAATACTACACGCCTGAAACTGCAGGATTTGAGCCAAATGATTTTTACTTGTATGACGAATATCACGTAAGCAACAAAACGCACCGCCACATGGCAGCCTATCTACTAAATAAAGATATAGAAACCGAAGACGGCCAGTTCAAGAATATCTACAACGGAGAACCGAACCCATTTGCCGAAGCCATTGCAGATGGCACGATCCCGTCCGACTATTCAACGATCTATACATTCGGCGACAGCAGTATTGATTCCGGTCGTGGTCTCAGCATAACGACGGAACTTGTAAACAATCGCGACAAACAAACTACAAGTGAAAAAACACAACAGCCAAGCCCGTTAGCCTATACTGTAAAACGAGGCGACAATCTGTGGATGATCGTCAAAACGCACTATCCTAACAAGCAGACGAACACAGAAATTTCACGGCAAGTTCAAGCGGTATACTCTGCAAACAAAAATCAAATTACACATCCCGATTTGATTTATCCGGACCAAAACTTCACACTTCCGGCTGCCAACGACTAA
- a CDS encoding DeoR/GlpR family DNA-binding transcription regulator: MSLSFEDRKKVILEALERDEKVYVPKLASDFQVSGETIRRDLDRLEKEGILKKVYGGAVKEKSSLELPFDLKADILRFEKDAICKAAAELVEDGDSVIIGHGTTTVGIIPNLATKKNITIITPSVPVLLATMEHFHGKVIFVGGEYEANQKFTSGPLSTSILNQLKANKAFVAAGGLSINEGMSDYDLQGASSSRQMMNRADETIILADHSKFGRTTFAHICSLKDISMIITDKKCSNEWNNVLEESGIELIVANVEC; the protein is encoded by the coding sequence ATGTCATTATCATTTGAAGATAGAAAAAAAGTTATTTTAGAAGCATTAGAGCGAGATGAAAAAGTATATGTGCCTAAGCTAGCAAGTGATTTTCAAGTATCTGGAGAAACGATTCGAAGAGATTTAGATCGTCTTGAGAAAGAAGGGATTTTAAAGAAGGTTTATGGTGGTGCTGTTAAAGAGAAATCTTCATTAGAGCTTCCGTTTGATTTAAAAGCAGATATTCTACGTTTTGAAAAAGATGCTATATGCAAAGCGGCTGCAGAATTAGTTGAAGATGGAGATAGTGTAATTATTGGACATGGCACTACAACAGTAGGAATTATCCCTAATTTAGCTACTAAAAAAAATATCACCATCATCACACCGTCAGTACCCGTATTGTTAGCTACTATGGAACATTTTCATGGGAAAGTGATCTTTGTTGGAGGTGAGTATGAAGCAAACCAAAAATTCACAAGTGGTCCTTTATCTACTTCTATTCTAAATCAATTAAAAGCTAATAAAGCTTTTGTAGCTGCAGGAGGTTTATCTATTAACGAAGGTATGTCTGACTATGATTTGCAGGGAGCGAGTAGTTCGAGGCAAATGATGAATCGGGCAGATGAGACGATAATACTTGCCGATCACTCGAAGTTTGGAAGGACAACATTTGCTCATATTTGTTCATTGAAAGATATATCCATGATTATTACGGATAAGAAGTGTTCTAATGAGTGGAATAACGTATTAGAAGAAAGTGGAATTGAATTAATTGTAGCGAATGTGGAATGTTGA
- a CDS encoding Rieske (2Fe-2S) protein, whose translation MITKPKNEIVVCKAEELPNGKRKMVTIKNMSIVVVNVGGKLQAFNSMCPHQGAPLEFGSISGVMEASDPQQYKYGCHDKFVKCPLHGWAFDMDTGKSLFSDKVKIKTFSVREEEGYILLSAKGKQEDVVISDVQHTCE comes from the coding sequence ATGATCACTAAACCGAAAAATGAAATTGTCGTCTGCAAGGCGGAAGAATTGCCGAACGGTAAACGTAAAATGGTAACTATCAAGAATATGTCGATTGTAGTTGTGAATGTAGGGGGCAAATTGCAGGCATTTAATAGTATGTGTCCACATCAGGGGGCCCCGTTGGAATTCGGTTCGATTTCGGGTGTCATGGAGGCTTCCGATCCCCAGCAGTATAAATATGGTTGCCATGACAAATTCGTTAAATGTCCTTTGCATGGCTGGGCTTTTGATATGGATACAGGAAAATCGCTTTTCAGTGATAAAGTGAAGATTAAAACGTTTTCAGTAAGAGAGGAAGAGGGGTATATTCTCTTATCTGCGAAAGGAAAGCAGGAGGATGTTGTAATTTCAGATGTTCAGCACACATGTGAATAA
- a CDS encoding phosphotransferase enzyme family protein: protein MGNTSANTWDRSVEFFNQVSQKAKGMYEGLDDFSVRLLDYSENATYLVENTVTDEKYILRVCRPDYHKKVEIESEVKWLQSIDEHTTIMVSKPILGSNNEFLQTVTLEGDNREYHCVLFTFLEGETPDVDNEEKLIRIFREIGKTTAQFHQHSISNYAKFEEIKRPIWDYDNLLGEQPKWGRWQDGRGITPEREQLLTRVSKTIKSRLEDFGKGPEFFGLIHADLRHANLLIDNEKKIVQVIDFDDSGFGWYLYDLATSLSFIEHRSYVPKLIEAWLEGYREIRSLSAKEEREIPTFIMMRRLQLIAWIGSRDNETAEELGAEYSVETDDLAVSYLKEFEYSK, encoded by the coding sequence ATGGGTAATACGAGTGCGAATACATGGGATCGGTCAGTTGAATTTTTTAATCAAGTGTCGCAAAAAGCGAAGGGTATGTATGAGGGGCTAGATGACTTTTCAGTCAGGCTCCTAGATTACTCTGAAAATGCTACTTATCTAGTGGAAAATACGGTAACAGATGAAAAATACATCTTACGGGTTTGTCGACCAGATTATCATAAGAAAGTTGAAATTGAAAGTGAAGTTAAATGGTTACAATCCATTGATGAACATACAACCATCATGGTTTCGAAGCCTATTCTAGGTTCAAATAATGAATTTTTGCAAACGGTTACATTAGAAGGAGATAATCGAGAATATCATTGTGTGCTATTTACATTTCTTGAAGGCGAAACACCGGATGTCGATAATGAAGAAAAATTAATACGGATATTTCGAGAAATCGGAAAAACTACTGCGCAATTTCATCAACATTCTATTTCTAATTATGCTAAGTTTGAAGAAATTAAACGTCCTATTTGGGATTACGATAATTTGTTGGGTGAACAACCTAAATGGGGAAGGTGGCAAGACGGCAGAGGAATCACTCCAGAACGTGAGCAACTTTTAACGCGCGTTTCAAAAACGATTAAATCTCGTTTGGAGGATTTTGGTAAGGGTCCTGAATTTTTTGGTTTAATTCATGCGGATTTACGACATGCCAATCTTCTTATTGATAACGAGAAAAAAATCGTACAAGTGATTGATTTTGATGACAGTGGCTTTGGCTGGTACTTATATGACTTGGCTACGTCCTTGTCCTTTATTGAACATCGTTCCTACGTTCCCAAACTGATAGAAGCTTGGCTTGAGGGGTATAGGGAAATACGTTCATTATCCGCGAAAGAAGAAAGAGAAATTCCAACATTTATTATGATGAGGAGATTGCAACTCATTGCTTGGATTGGTAGCCGCGATAATGAGACTGCCGAAGAACTCGGAGCTGAATATTCAGTTGAAACAGATGACTTGGCCGTTTCATACTTAAAAGAGTTTGAATATTCCAAATAG
- a CDS encoding alpha/beta fold hydrolase, producing the protein MNQDILLRNNVKVTGKGDKTILFAPGFGCDLNVWSLTTPYFEDDFQVVLFDYVGSGQSDYQAYSAEKYQDLHGYAQDVLDVCHALELKEVIFVGHSVGGIIGTLAAIQQPDLFEHLILIGPSPYYLNEIPDYYGGFEKEDLEGLIQMMDMNYIGWANYLAQVIMKNPERPELSQQLENNFCSTDPEVAHRFAIATFFSDHREDIKKILVPSLILQCSDDSIAPVEVGHYMHRHLQNSTLKIMDATGHCPHMSHPEETVQLISHYLTSVYKSLVTNG; encoded by the coding sequence ATGAATCAAGATATTCTCTTGCGCAATAATGTTAAAGTCACTGGAAAAGGTGACAAGACCATTCTATTTGCGCCTGGATTCGGATGTGATTTGAATGTGTGGAGCTTGACAACGCCTTACTTTGAAGACGATTTCCAAGTGGTTTTATTCGATTATGTCGGTTCGGGGCAATCTGATTATCAAGCGTATAGTGCGGAAAAATATCAAGATCTTCATGGCTATGCACAGGACGTACTTGATGTGTGTCATGCTTTGGAGTTGAAGGAAGTGATATTCGTCGGGCATTCTGTCGGGGGTATTATTGGTACGCTGGCGGCTATTCAGCAGCCTGATTTATTTGAACATCTTATATTGATAGGCCCTTCTCCTTATTACTTAAATGAAATACCCGATTATTACGGTGGGTTTGAGAAGGAAGATTTAGAAGGGTTGATTCAGATGATGGATATGAATTATATCGGCTGGGCGAATTATCTAGCGCAAGTCATTATGAAGAACCCCGAAAGACCGGAACTGTCACAGCAATTGGAGAATAACTTCTGCTCGACGGATCCAGAAGTTGCCCATCGTTTTGCGATTGCGACTTTTTTCTCTGATCATCGTGAGGATATAAAGAAGATACTAGTGCCATCGCTCATTCTTCAGTGTTCGGATGATAGTATTGCACCGGTGGAAGTAGGGCATTATATGCACCGTCACCTCCAGAACAGCACGCTGAAAATTATGGATGCGACAGGGCACTGTCCTCATATGAGTCATCCAGAAGAAACCGTTCAGCTGATTAGCCATTATTTGACTTCTGTATACAAGAGTCTTGTCACAAATGGATAG
- the fabG gene encoding 3-oxoacyl-ACP reductase FabG has protein sequence MKSQFEGKTVVVTGGSKGIGKGIAKVFSEKGANVAIISRDLTQGQETANELKNNDNNVSAYTADVTSLHSLEKTAQTILGDFGSIDIVCANAGIFPSATIEDMTEEQWDHVQNINSKGTFFTVKAFMPYVKKAEYGRFILTSSITGPITGYAGWAHYGASKAAQLGFMRTAALELANYNITINAVSPGNILTEGLDGLGEEYLNSMAAAIPFKRLGTVDDIGHAATFFASKEANFITGQTLVVDGGQILPESIE, from the coding sequence ATGAAGAGTCAATTTGAAGGAAAAACAGTGGTAGTAACAGGTGGAAGTAAAGGGATTGGTAAAGGAATTGCAAAAGTCTTTTCTGAGAAAGGAGCTAATGTCGCCATCATCTCTCGTGATTTAACACAAGGTCAAGAAACCGCAAATGAGTTAAAAAATAACGACAATAATGTTAGCGCTTACACCGCAGATGTAACTTCTTTACATTCATTAGAGAAAACAGCACAAACTATTCTCGGGGATTTTGGTAGTATCGATATTGTTTGTGCCAATGCGGGGATTTTCCCATCCGCTACCATAGAGGATATGACCGAAGAACAATGGGATCACGTACAAAACATTAACTCCAAAGGTACCTTTTTTACAGTTAAAGCGTTTATGCCTTATGTAAAAAAAGCTGAATACGGACGTTTCATATTAACTTCTTCCATCACTGGACCTATTACCGGCTATGCTGGATGGGCACATTACGGCGCGAGTAAGGCCGCACAACTCGGCTTCATGAGAACAGCCGCACTGGAGTTGGCCAATTATAATATCACAATTAACGCTGTCTCACCGGGTAATATCCTCACAGAAGGTTTGGATGGACTGGGTGAAGAGTATTTGAATTCTATGGCTGCCGCAATACCTTTTAAACGCTTAGGAACTGTAGACGACATAGGACATGCTGCTACTTTCTTCGCTTCTAAGGAGGCAAACTTTATCACCGGGCAAACACTTGTAGTAGATGGTGGTCAAATTTTACCTGAAAGTATTGAATGA
- a CDS encoding TetR/AcrR family transcriptional regulator, with product MMKKREIKVKRMLEFFIEATEKVIEEEGIEHVTARKIAELAGYTSSTIYNYFEELNHLIFFGSLRFLDDYIDDLSIYMDKEEEPFEKYLSSWECFCKHSFNNPQIYNMIFISDLGSEPNELLKRYYKIYPNDLLNLPEEIKMLVMENDLSKRSKGIITDAVKKRYLTDEKLDNIVDITILMWKGMLTTLLNNRANYTPEEATAITMNYIREIMSHYTK from the coding sequence ATGATGAAGAAACGAGAAATTAAAGTGAAGCGGATGCTAGAGTTTTTCATCGAAGCAACTGAGAAAGTCATTGAAGAAGAAGGCATAGAGCATGTTACCGCTAGAAAGATCGCGGAATTGGCGGGGTATACCAGTTCAACAATCTATAATTATTTTGAAGAGCTTAACCACCTAATTTTCTTTGGTTCACTGCGGTTTTTGGATGATTATATAGATGATTTGTCAATATACATGGACAAAGAGGAGGAGCCTTTTGAGAAATACCTCTCTTCCTGGGAATGCTTCTGTAAACATTCATTTAACAACCCGCAAATTTATAACATGATCTTCATTTCTGATTTAGGTTCCGAGCCAAACGAGTTATTAAAGCGATACTACAAAATTTATCCTAATGACTTACTTAACCTGCCTGAAGAAATCAAAATGCTTGTGATGGAAAACGATCTGTCCAAACGTAGCAAAGGGATAATTACCGATGCCGTCAAGAAACGATACCTGACCGATGAAAAACTAGACAACATCGTTGATATCACTATCCTCATGTGGAAAGGCATGCTGACAACTCTTCTTAATAACCGCGCCAATTATACCCCTGAAGAAGCTACCGCCATCACAATGAATTACATCCGAGAAATCATGAGCCATTATACGAAGTAA